The Pieris napi chromosome 21, ilPieNapi1.2, whole genome shotgun sequence genome contains a region encoding:
- the LOC125060287 gene encoding U6 snRNA-associated Sm-like protein LSm8: MASGLENYINQTVSVITADGRNFIGTLKGFDQTINIILDESHERVFSSSSGIAQVVLGLHIIRGDNIAIVGQIDESIDSRLDLGNIKAEPLGPIVH, from the coding sequence ATGGCGTCAGGACtggaaaattatattaaccaAACAGTGTCAGTAATTACCGCCGATGGACGAAATTTTATCGGCACACTCAAAGGTTTTGAccaaactataaatataattctggATGAATCTCACGAACGAGTATTTTCCTCATCTTCTGGTATCGCACAAGTTGTTCTTGGATTACATATAATACGAGGAGATAATATTGCTATAGTGGGCCAAATTGACGAATCTATAGATAGTAGATTAGATCTAGGTAATATTAAAGCAGAACCCTTAGGACCTATTGTACATTAG
- the LOC125060285 gene encoding probable mitochondrial glutathione transporter SLC25A40 isoform X3, producing MIREDDPQFRITPVQQMASACSGALITSLFMTPLDVVKIRLQAQQKALLSNKCYLYCNGLMEHLCPCGEAAWIPRRVHFHGTMDAFYKISKIEGVTALWSGLSPTLALALPCTVIYFVSYEQLRYKMKTTYNTITGNMGQPMWIPLIAGATARMTAVTLVSPVELIRTKMQSQKLTYSEISIALQQVLKYEGFKGLFRGLSSTLLRDVPFSGIYWTTYEKTKRIFDKPDSEKNTFLFNFFCGSVAGSVAAFVTLPFDVIKTHQQIELDGKTRQRASNMNDIAKTIYRNHGIKGLFTGFLPRIFKVAPACAIMIATFEYGKQFFQKYNSQQYKEMMQRHHKDIIIVSQSSGGNDYS from the exons atgattcgCGAAGACGATCCTCAATTTCGGATAACACCTGTCCAACAAATGGCATCGGCATGTTCCGGTGCCCTGATAACCTCGCTATTTA tGACACCATTAGATGTAGTGAAAATAAGATTACAAGCTCAACAGAAAGCACTGCTTTCtaacaaatgttatttatattgtaatggaCTTATGGAACATTTATGTCCTTGTGGTGAAGCAGCATGGATACCACGACGTGTTCATTTTCACGGAACaatg GATGCTTTctacaaaatatcaaaaatagaAGGTGTTACTGCATTATGGTCTGGCTTGAGTCCTACTCTAGCTTTAGCTCTTCCTTGTACTGTTATCTATTTTGTGTCATATGAACAGCTAAGatacaaaatgaaaacaacATACAATACGATAACTGGAAaca TGGGCCAACCAATGTGGATACCATTAATTGCCGGTGCGACTGCTAGAATGACTGCTGTAACACTTGTTAGCCCAGTAGAACTTATTAGGACCAAAATGCAATCTCAGAAATTGACTTATTCAG agaTATCTATAGCTTTACaacaagttttaaaatatgaaggATTTAAAGGACTGTTTCGAGGACTTAGCTCAACACTCTTGAGAGATGTGCCATTTTCAG GAATTTATTGGACAACATATGAAAAAACAAAGAGAATTTTTGATAAACCTGActcagaaaaaaatacatttctatttaattttttctgtgGTTCAGTTGCTGGAAGT gtGGCAGCTTTTGTAACTCTACCATTTGATGTAATTAAAACACACCAGCAAATTGAATTAG ATGGAAAAACACGACAAAGAGCATCAAACATGAATGATATAGCCAAGACTATTTATAGGAATCATGGTATCAAAGGTTTATTTACTGGTTTCCTACCTCGTATATTCAAAGTAGCACCAGCTTGTGCTATTATGATTGCAACATTTGAATATGGAAAACAATTCTTCCAGAAGTACAACTCCCAGCAATATAAGGAAATGATGCAAcg ACACCACAAGGATATAATAATAGTGAGTCAAAGTTCAGGTGGAAATGATTACTCTTAG
- the LOC125060285 gene encoding probable mitochondrial glutathione transporter SLC25A40 isoform X1, producing MIREDDPQFRITPVQQMASACSGALITSLFMTPLDVVKIRLQAQQKALLSNKCYLYCNGLMEHLCPCGEAAWIPRRVHFHGTMDAFYKISKIEGVTALWSGLSPTLALALPCTVIYFVSYEQLRYKMKTTYNTITGNMGQPMWIPLIAGATARMTAVTLVSPVELIRTKMQSQKLTYSEISIALQQVLKYEGFKGLFRGLSSTLLRDVPFSGIYWTTYEKTKRIFDKPDSEKNTFLFNFFCGSVAGSVAAFVTLPFDVIKTHQQIELGEKEIYTDGKTRQRASNMNDIAKTIYRNHGIKGLFTGFLPRIFKVAPACAIMIATFEYGKQFFQKYNSQQYKEMMQRHHKDIIIVSQSSGGNDYS from the exons atgattcgCGAAGACGATCCTCAATTTCGGATAACACCTGTCCAACAAATGGCATCGGCATGTTCCGGTGCCCTGATAACCTCGCTATTTA tGACACCATTAGATGTAGTGAAAATAAGATTACAAGCTCAACAGAAAGCACTGCTTTCtaacaaatgttatttatattgtaatggaCTTATGGAACATTTATGTCCTTGTGGTGAAGCAGCATGGATACCACGACGTGTTCATTTTCACGGAACaatg GATGCTTTctacaaaatatcaaaaatagaAGGTGTTACTGCATTATGGTCTGGCTTGAGTCCTACTCTAGCTTTAGCTCTTCCTTGTACTGTTATCTATTTTGTGTCATATGAACAGCTAAGatacaaaatgaaaacaacATACAATACGATAACTGGAAaca TGGGCCAACCAATGTGGATACCATTAATTGCCGGTGCGACTGCTAGAATGACTGCTGTAACACTTGTTAGCCCAGTAGAACTTATTAGGACCAAAATGCAATCTCAGAAATTGACTTATTCAG agaTATCTATAGCTTTACaacaagttttaaaatatgaaggATTTAAAGGACTGTTTCGAGGACTTAGCTCAACACTCTTGAGAGATGTGCCATTTTCAG GAATTTATTGGACAACATATGAAAAAACAAAGAGAATTTTTGATAAACCTGActcagaaaaaaatacatttctatttaattttttctgtgGTTCAGTTGCTGGAAGT gtGGCAGCTTTTGTAACTCTACCATTTGATGTAATTAAAACACACCAGCAAATTGAATTAGGTGAAAAAGAAATCTATACTG ATGGAAAAACACGACAAAGAGCATCAAACATGAATGATATAGCCAAGACTATTTATAGGAATCATGGTATCAAAGGTTTATTTACTGGTTTCCTACCTCGTATATTCAAAGTAGCACCAGCTTGTGCTATTATGATTGCAACATTTGAATATGGAAAACAATTCTTCCAGAAGTACAACTCCCAGCAATATAAGGAAATGATGCAAcg ACACCACAAGGATATAATAATAGTGAGTCAAAGTTCAGGTGGAAATGATTACTCTTAG
- the LOC125060285 gene encoding probable mitochondrial glutathione transporter SLC25A40 isoform X2: protein MIREDDPQFRITPVQQMASACSGALITSLFMTPLDVVKIRLQAQQKALLSNKCYLYCNGLMEHLCPCGEAAWIPRRVHFHGTMDAFYKISKIEGVTALWSGLSPTLALALPCTVIYFVSYEQLRYKMKTTYNTITGNMGQPMWIPLIAGATARMTAVTLVSPVELIRTKMQSQKLTYSEISIALQQVLKYEGFKGLFRGLSSTLLRDVPFSGIYWTTYEKTKRIFDKPDSEKNTFLFNFFCGSVAGSVAAFVTLPFDVIKTHQQIELGEKEIYTDGKTRQRASNMNDIAKTIYRNHGIKGLFTGFLPRIFKVAPACAIMIATFEYGKQFFQKYNSQQYKEMMQRQGVDLTIIKSE, encoded by the exons atgattcgCGAAGACGATCCTCAATTTCGGATAACACCTGTCCAACAAATGGCATCGGCATGTTCCGGTGCCCTGATAACCTCGCTATTTA tGACACCATTAGATGTAGTGAAAATAAGATTACAAGCTCAACAGAAAGCACTGCTTTCtaacaaatgttatttatattgtaatggaCTTATGGAACATTTATGTCCTTGTGGTGAAGCAGCATGGATACCACGACGTGTTCATTTTCACGGAACaatg GATGCTTTctacaaaatatcaaaaatagaAGGTGTTACTGCATTATGGTCTGGCTTGAGTCCTACTCTAGCTTTAGCTCTTCCTTGTACTGTTATCTATTTTGTGTCATATGAACAGCTAAGatacaaaatgaaaacaacATACAATACGATAACTGGAAaca TGGGCCAACCAATGTGGATACCATTAATTGCCGGTGCGACTGCTAGAATGACTGCTGTAACACTTGTTAGCCCAGTAGAACTTATTAGGACCAAAATGCAATCTCAGAAATTGACTTATTCAG agaTATCTATAGCTTTACaacaagttttaaaatatgaaggATTTAAAGGACTGTTTCGAGGACTTAGCTCAACACTCTTGAGAGATGTGCCATTTTCAG GAATTTATTGGACAACATATGAAAAAACAAAGAGAATTTTTGATAAACCTGActcagaaaaaaatacatttctatttaattttttctgtgGTTCAGTTGCTGGAAGT gtGGCAGCTTTTGTAACTCTACCATTTGATGTAATTAAAACACACCAGCAAATTGAATTAGGTGAAAAAGAAATCTATACTG ATGGAAAAACACGACAAAGAGCATCAAACATGAATGATATAGCCAAGACTATTTATAGGAATCATGGTATCAAAGGTTTATTTACTGGTTTCCTACCTCGTATATTCAAAGTAGCACCAGCTTGTGCTATTATGATTGCAACATTTGAATATGGAAAACAATTCTTCCAGAAGTACAACTCCCAGCAATATAAGGAAATGATGCAAcg ACAAGGTGTAGatcttacaattattaaaagtgaaTAG